One part of the Anaeromyxobacter sp. Fw109-5 genome encodes these proteins:
- the lysS gene encoding homocitrate synthase translates to MAKTTWKLIDTTLREGEQFAKSSFRTEDKLEIARALDTFGVDYIEVTTPAASPQSQRDLAQIVKLGLAARIITHTRCILDDVKAALDAGVRGIGIFFATSRILREASHAKSLQQIVDAMGPPIEAALAAGLEVRFSAEDAFRSDVHDLLAVYRAAEKLGVHRVGVADTVGIATPRQVYALFREVRSAVKCDLGFHGHNDTGCAIANAYEAISAGATHVDVSVLGIGERNGITPLGGIVARMFALEPQAVAERYRLGQLRELERLVARVTGVEIPFNNFVTGETAYSHKAGMHLKAMMTNPGAYEIIPPEAFGLSRRLIVGSRLTGRHAIAYRAREMGITFGESELKAITRRIKELADAGELSEEQIDAVLRDWVTA, encoded by the coding sequence ATGGCCAAGACCACCTGGAAGCTCATCGACACGACGCTGCGCGAGGGTGAGCAGTTCGCGAAGTCGTCCTTCCGCACCGAGGACAAGCTCGAGATCGCCCGCGCGCTCGACACGTTCGGCGTGGACTACATCGAGGTCACGACGCCCGCGGCCTCGCCGCAGTCGCAGCGCGACCTCGCCCAGATCGTGAAGCTGGGCCTCGCCGCCCGGATCATCACCCATACCCGCTGCATCCTCGACGACGTCAAGGCGGCGCTGGACGCCGGCGTGCGCGGGATCGGCATCTTCTTCGCGACGAGCCGCATCCTGCGCGAGGCCTCCCACGCGAAGTCGCTGCAGCAGATCGTGGACGCGATGGGGCCGCCCATCGAGGCGGCGCTCGCGGCCGGGCTCGAGGTCCGCTTCTCCGCCGAGGACGCCTTCCGCTCCGACGTGCACGACCTGCTCGCCGTCTACCGCGCGGCGGAGAAGCTCGGGGTGCACCGCGTGGGGGTGGCCGACACGGTGGGGATCGCCACGCCGCGCCAGGTCTACGCGCTCTTCCGCGAGGTGCGGAGCGCGGTGAAGTGCGATCTCGGCTTCCACGGCCACAACGACACGGGCTGCGCGATCGCCAACGCCTACGAGGCGATCTCCGCGGGCGCGACGCACGTGGACGTCTCGGTGCTCGGGATCGGCGAACGGAACGGGATCACCCCGCTCGGCGGGATCGTGGCCCGGATGTTCGCGCTCGAGCCGCAGGCGGTCGCCGAGCGCTACCGGCTCGGGCAGCTCCGCGAGCTCGAGCGGCTCGTGGCGCGGGTGACCGGGGTCGAGATCCCCTTCAACAACTTCGTCACCGGCGAGACCGCCTACTCCCACAAGGCGGGCATGCACCTCAAGGCGATGATGACGAACCCGGGCGCCTACGAGATCATCCCCCCCGAGGCGTTCGGGCTCAGCCGGCGGCTCATCGTGGGCAGCCGCCTCACCGGCCGGCACGCCATCGCCTACCGGGCCCGCGAGATGGGGATCACCTTCGGCGAGTCGGAGCTGAAGGCGATCACCCGCCGCATCAAGGAGCTGGCGGACGCGGGCGAGCTGTCCGAGGAGCAGATCGACGCGGTCCTGCGCGACTGGGTGACCGCGTGA